The following DNA comes from Moritella sp. 24.
AACAGATCGCCACGAAGGTCTGGGTGGTTTCCCTATGGCTGGACAGGAAGATGTGCTGTCATTAATGTCGGGTGGTTTTGACTCTGCTGTATCAAGTTACCTCACGATTAAACGTGGTAGCCGCACGCATTTCTGTTTCTTCAACTTAGGTGGTGATGCGCATGAGATTGGTGTGAAGCAAATTTCATACTTTTTGTGGAACAAATACAGCTCATCACATAAAGTGAAATTTGTAAGCGTACCATTCGATCCAGTTGTTGCTGAGATCTTAGAAAAAGTAGATAACTCACAAATGGGTGTTGTGCTTAAGCGTATGATGATGCGCGCAGCAGCTAAAGTTGCAGAGCGTTTAGGCATTGAAGCGTTGGTGACAGGTGAAGCTGTTGGCCAAGTATCAAGCCAAACTATCCGTAACCTATCGTTAATCGATTCTGTAACTGATACGCTGATTTTACGCCCATTGATTGTTGCTGATAAGCAAGACATCATTGATACAGCGCGTAAAATTGGTACGGCTGAATTCTCTGAAACAATTCCTGAATACTGTGGTGTTATCTCAAACAAACCAACAGTAAAAGCAGTGAAAGAGAAAATCGAAGCAGAAGAAGCTAAATTCGATATGAGCTTGATTGACCAAGTTGTTATGGATGCAAACGTGATGGATATCCGTCAAATTGCAGAAGAAGCACAAGAGCAAGTAAGTGATGTTGAAGCGGTAACTGAAATTGCATCAAACGAAGTGATCTTAGATATTCGTAGTATTGACGAAGTTGAAGATTCACCACTTGACGTTGATGGACTTGAAGTTCAGCACATGCCTTTCTTTAAGCTAGGTAATCAGTTTGGCGAATTAGATCAAGATAAGACTTACTTACTATACTGCGACCGTGGTGTGATGAGTAAACTACAAGCGCTTTACTTGATTGAAAAAGGCTATGGTAACGTTAAAGTTTACCGTCCTTAATAATCATTTAGGTGGGGCTAATATTTAGCGTCACCGTGTGATTGATGAAAGCCAGCAAACTCTCTAGTAATAAAGAGTTTGCTGGCTTTTTTGATCTGGATTCAACCGTTTGAACTATATCTAAGCCAACTCAGTTTCTTGTTGTTTTATTTGCTCATACAGGGTTTGATTCGAAGGCACTGGAATGCAGTAGGCATTAGCGACCTTCAACACATACCCTGTAATATAATCAATTTCGGTTTGACGATTAAAGTGGCGATCTTGGTGCATTGAAGAACAGTTTTCTGCCGTACGTGCAATGACGTTATCGACCTGTGCTTGTAGTTCTGTATAAGACCAAGGTAACCGAGCCTTTTCACAGACGAGTGCCAATTCCTTCACAACATTCACAACCTGTGGGTGTAATGTTGGATTAGTAAGTTCACCATTTTTACATTGATGGATTGCTGTTAACGGATTTATTGCACAATTAATCACTAACTTAAGCCATAATTTTTCACGAATATCGTCACACCAATCACATTCTTCAAGCGCAAGTAATTGGCTGGCGATATCTTTATAACGCTTGGCTTGATTATTAAATGCACCGAACCAAGTGACACCCGCACCAGTATGACGAACATGATTATCAGAGACTTTTAATACACCATTGGATGTAGTGCCAACCATAATGGCATTTCGAGGGAATAACTTCTCTGTTTGTTCCGCTGTCCCCATACCATTATGTAATAGTACGATGCAGCAATGCTTATCAATTTGTGACTGTAACAAGGTCAACGCAGGTAGTACATCTTGGGCTTTCAGCGTGACTAATAAAAAGTCACATTTTGGCGTGAGCTTATCTTGCGCCATTATCGTATTGCTAGTATATCCACCGTCTAAACTTTCAAAGTTAAATGTACGGATATGGGCATTACTCTCGGGGCGTAATACAAATGCGGCATGCTGGCCTGATTTTAATAGTTTTTCTGCAAAGAAGTGTCCGATAGCGCCAGCACCGAGAATGTTCCAATTAGCCATGTGTTTTTGCTCGTAATGGTTGAATGATTAAGTAACTTGTTATACCAATTAAATCGGCGACAATATCCCAGTGACTCGTATCGCGACCAGGTATCATACCTTGAATTAATTCAATAAAAATACCGAATCCAAGTAATGTCATAAACAAGGTTATTGTTCTGTTTGGAAAACTATAATCAAAAAGCAGCGCTAATGTTACAAAGGCAAGGGCGTGATTAAGTTTGTCGTTGCCTAAACTTGGGATGTCCGATGAAGGTTTAGCAAAAGCAAGTAGACAGATTGCGACTATCACCATAAAAAGTAGTAGCCGGAACCAATGTTTGTATTTATCTAATGGCATTTTTCTCTCTGCAATAGAAGGGTATATAGCTATTATAGTCCTTTATTTATTGTATTTAGTTCTCGGGTTGTTCGCTAATTTTTTATCTACAATTTATTATTTAATGAATAATGGTTGTGATGCTATACGAACAATGTCTAATTATCGTTACTAAATAGGAGTGACTTACCTTGTTCAGCACTTAATGGTTGAATTGCAGCTATCATCTATTAGATAATCAGGACATTATAAATGATAGGATATAAAGATGCCTCAATTTGATATTATTTCTGAAGTAGACATGGTTGAAGTGAAAAACGCAACTGACAATGCAAACCGTGAATTAAGTACACGTTTTGATTTCCGTGGTGTTGATGCGAGCTTTGAGCTAGTTAAAGAAAAAGTTAAAATGCGCACAGATGAAGATATGCAACTTCGTCAAATGGCTGATATTTTACGTAGTGCTTTAGTTAAGCGTAATATTGACAGCTCTGCGATGAGCGTAGGTAAAACTGAATTCTCGGGTAAAACGTGTAGTGCCGATGTAGAGTTTCTACAAGGTGTTGAAGGTGCTGTAGCTAAAAAAGTTGTTAAATCAATTAAAGACAGCAAGCTTAAAGTACAAGTATCTATCCAAGGCGATAAAGTACGTGTTGTTGGTAAAAAGCGTGATGATTTACAGGCTGTTATGCAGCATGTAAAAACAGCTGAACTAGGTCAACCGTTCCAGTTTGATAACTTCCGTGACTAATATGCTGTTGTTTACTTACATTAAGTAAATACAGATATCAGTAACTAAAAGCCCAGTCTGTTTACACACACTGGGCTTTTTCATGTCTAAGATTCAATCCACTTGAAATGCTTTTTCATTTGCATATACATAAGCAAGATAATGAAAACAACAGGAATAATGCCTAGCGCTGCGGTACCAATGAAGAACGCAGAATAATCCCATGCATCGACTACTACGCCTGAGAATCCTGCAATAAACTTAGGCAGTAATACCATGATAGACGAGAACAACGCATATTGAGTTGCGGTAAATTGGGTGTTGGTTAGTCGCGATAAAAACACCACAAATGCGCACGAGGCAATACCTGCACTTAAGTTGTCAGCACTGATCACCAAGGTCAATAACAACAGGGCAGGGTCTTGTGTTTGCAGCCAAGTATCTGGCAGTAGTAACGCAAGTACTGTCATTAATTGTGATGTTGCCATGCTGCCTGCCATCCAGTGAAACAGCACATTCGTTAAAGCAGAAAGTACGCCTCCTAATAACAAGGTTGAAAGTAAGCCGAAACCATTGACCAATAGTCCACCGAGTCCGGCACCAACCAGTGTCATGATCACACCAAAGACTTTGGCGACTGTGGCAACTTCAGCCTTCGAATAACCCATATCCACATAAAATGGGTTAGCCATGATCCCCATGACAATGTCACTGATACGATAGGTGATGACAATGCCCAGTAATAGTAAGCAGGTTTTACCATATCGTTGGAATAGGTCGATAAGGGGCTTTACTATCCCTGTAATAAGAAAGTCGCGAATATTATGGACATGATGTATTTTATGCTTTGCGATAGGTTCTTTAGAAAGTAAGGTCGCAAAAATACCAAATAACATAAATAGCGCCATACAGGCATAGGCGAACTGCCAAGCTGCAGCATTATAAACCGCGCTATTATCATAGAACGCAGCAATGGCTAATGAACCTGCGCCCGCTACAATCATGGCAATACGGTAGCCAGTCATGTAAGTGGCAGCCATTGCTCCCTGTAAACGCGTATCTGCACTCTCAATTCGAAAAGCATCGACAACAATATCTTGGGTTGCAGAAAAGAGTGCTAAACCTAGTGAAGCTATGATAAATAAGATCACGCTTTGTTGAGGATCTTGAGTCGCCATGATCATAAGCATTGCAACGATCATGACTTGCGTAAACAGTAGCCAACTCCGACGTCGTCCCAATTTATTGTGTAGCCAAGGCAGCTGGATCTGATCAATCAAGGGGGACCAGGCCCATTTAAAGCCATAAGCAAGTGCTATCCAACTAAAGAAGCCGATACTGGCTCGATCGACACCAGCCTCACGCAACCAAAATGACAGGGTTGAGAACACGAGAAGAATAGGTAATCCTGAAGAAAAGCCAAATAGCCCCATAAATAGCACTCGGGGGTTTAGGTAAATAGATAAGGTTTGGAGAAAAGTTGGCAATGTCAGCAATCCATCTAACGTAAGTGTTTGCTGATACTACCGTATTTTTATTGATTTAATAAGCCCGACAACAGACTGGGCTTTGTTTAATCGATTTATTCATTGTAAATTTATAATATAAGCGAACTTAGTCCAAGTATTCCGTTATAGGTCTAATACCAATACAGTTGTATGGTTTAACTCCTTGACCTTGTAAAAATAAAGCACCTGTATGTAATTTTTGGCGCAATATACGATTGGAAAAAATCTGTTGGCTTGACCAGCTTTTAAGTTCAAACAACAGGAACCAAAATACCTGCTCTTTACAACTACTTGTAGACTCGTCATAAATATCTAAATCATCCCATTCTCTCAATGTTTCCCAAAGAAAATGGTTTAATTGCGTATAACTCAATTTTTTCATAAGAAAAAAATCGAGATAGTTAGCTAAGATGTCAGACTTCTCGTCAATGAACTTTTTCGCTTCCATGCAAATCTCCTCATTTGTTAGTATCTCATTCTAATCCTAGACGAAAAAATGGAACTGTCATTAATTAGTGTATTCTTAATGCGGATTAGTGAGTAAAGTGTGAATCATCTCAAAAGATTAATTTCTTTTAATCATGTGATTAAAAAATTCACAAAATCGCATATTATTAACATAAACTCTGTTATTAATTGCTAAACGAGTAAATAGGCTTTGTATATTTAGCCTATTAAGGTTGTTTTAAACGTTAGCTTGTCTTTATATTACTAAAATGGAACTCAATAATGCGAATGAATCCTTTTATCACTAAATTACTTTTAATCTTATGCTCTGCATTTATGTTTAATACTGCATTTGCAGCAGAGACTAAAGCGTTAATCAAAACAAACTTGGGTGATATTACCG
Coding sequences within:
- the thiI gene encoding tRNA uracil 4-sulfurtransferase ThiI, whose amino-acid sequence is MKFIVKIFPEVMMKSKSVRQRFSKMLQSSLRNILRREDEHARVILEWDKIVVRTTDDSDKNRDFYREVLKNTPGIAHSLEVLESNFTDLDDIFQQALPVYKDLLAGKTFCVRAKRNGKHDFTSIDLERYVGGGLNQHTDAAGVKLRKPQETIKIEVEHDKLYLVTDRHEGLGGFPMAGQEDVLSLMSGGFDSAVSSYLTIKRGSRTHFCFFNLGGDAHEIGVKQISYFLWNKYSSSHKVKFVSVPFDPVVAEILEKVDNSQMGVVLKRMMMRAAAKVAERLGIEALVTGEAVGQVSSQTIRNLSLIDSVTDTLILRPLIVADKQDIIDTARKIGTAEFSETIPEYCGVISNKPTVKAVKEKIEAEEAKFDMSLIDQVVMDANVMDIRQIAEEAQEQVSDVEAVTEIASNEVILDIRSIDEVEDSPLDVDGLEVQHMPFFKLGNQFGELDQDKTYLLYCDRGVMSKLQALYLIEKGYGNVKVYRP
- a CDS encoding ketopantoate reductase family protein, whose translation is MANWNILGAGAIGHFFAEKLLKSGQHAAFVLRPESNAHIRTFNFESLDGGYTSNTIMAQDKLTPKCDFLLVTLKAQDVLPALTLLQSQIDKHCCIVLLHNGMGTAEQTEKLFPRNAIMVGTTSNGVLKVSDNHVRHTGAGVTWFGAFNNQAKRYKDIASQLLALEECDWCDDIREKLWLKLVINCAINPLTAIHQCKNGELTNPTLHPQVVNVVKELALVCEKARLPWSYTELQAQVDNVIARTAENCSSMHQDRHFNRQTEIDYITGYVLKVANAYCIPVPSNQTLYEQIKQQETELA
- a CDS encoding VanZ family protein, which produces MPLDKYKHWFRLLLFMVIVAICLLAFAKPSSDIPSLGNDKLNHALAFVTLALLFDYSFPNRTITLFMTLLGFGIFIELIQGMIPGRDTSHWDIVADLIGITSYLIIQPLRAKTHG
- a CDS encoding YajQ family cyclic di-GMP-binding protein, whose translation is MPQFDIISEVDMVEVKNATDNANRELSTRFDFRGVDASFELVKEKVKMRTDEDMQLRQMADILRSALVKRNIDSSAMSVGKTEFSGKTCSADVEFLQGVEGAVAKKVVKSIKDSKLKVQVSIQGDKVRVVGKKRDDLQAVMQHVKTAELGQPFQFDNFRD
- a CDS encoding MFS transporter codes for the protein MPTFLQTLSIYLNPRVLFMGLFGFSSGLPILLVFSTLSFWLREAGVDRASIGFFSWIALAYGFKWAWSPLIDQIQLPWLHNKLGRRRSWLLFTQVMIVAMLMIMATQDPQQSVILFIIASLGLALFSATQDIVVDAFRIESADTRLQGAMAATYMTGYRIAMIVAGAGSLAIAAFYDNSAVYNAAAWQFAYACMALFMLFGIFATLLSKEPIAKHKIHHVHNIRDFLITGIVKPLIDLFQRYGKTCLLLLGIVITYRISDIVMGIMANPFYVDMGYSKAEVATVAKVFGVIMTLVGAGLGGLLVNGFGLLSTLLLGGVLSALTNVLFHWMAGSMATSQLMTVLALLLPDTWLQTQDPALLLLTLVISADNLSAGIASCAFVVFLSRLTNTQFTATQYALFSSIMVLLPKFIAGFSGVVVDAWDYSAFFIGTAALGIIPVVFIILLMYMQMKKHFKWIES